A genomic segment from Blastopirellula marina encodes:
- a CDS encoding aminotransferase class V-fold PLP-dependent enzyme, whose protein sequence is MATFDVESQLDVERIRADFPILNQVDEEQHPLVYLDNGASSQRPASVVNCLSDVYTKHYANVHRGAHRLSGESTDLFEEARRAVQRFLGAASENEVIFTSGTTMGINLVARSWGDANVTAGDEILLTEMEHHSNLVPWQQLAQRTGATIRAIPVTDDGQLDLDSLPALLTERTKMVAFAAVSNVLGTINPVAQITEAAHAVGGKVLIDAAQAVPHEAIDVGTWDADFVAFSGHKMLGPSGVGVLYGKQSLLEEMPPFLGGGSMIDIVEIDRFTPAMLPAKFEAGTPPIADAIAMKPAIEYLEQVGLARILQHEQSLAAYAHELLADVPGLKILGPDVSKKAGIVSFVIDGLAASDIATFLDGRGIAVREGHHCTLPLHKKLGISASVRASFYLYNTREEVEKLADAVRTTVEFFG, encoded by the coding sequence ATGGCCACTTTCGACGTGGAATCGCAATTGGATGTCGAGCGCATCCGGGCCGATTTCCCCATTCTGAATCAGGTTGACGAAGAACAGCATCCCCTTGTTTACCTCGACAATGGTGCCAGTAGCCAGCGTCCGGCCTCGGTGGTTAACTGCCTAAGTGATGTCTATACAAAGCATTACGCTAATGTGCACCGGGGGGCACACCGGCTCAGTGGCGAGTCGACCGATCTGTTTGAAGAGGCTCGTCGGGCCGTCCAGCGGTTTCTCGGGGCGGCGTCCGAGAACGAAGTCATCTTCACCAGCGGCACTACCATGGGCATCAACCTGGTGGCCCGCAGTTGGGGCGATGCCAACGTCACCGCAGGCGACGAGATTCTGCTGACCGAGATGGAACACCACTCGAATCTCGTCCCTTGGCAGCAGTTGGCTCAGCGAACCGGGGCCACGATCCGTGCGATTCCGGTCACCGACGATGGCCAGCTGGATCTCGATTCCTTGCCGGCGCTACTTACCGAACGAACCAAGATGGTGGCCTTCGCGGCCGTTTCGAACGTGCTGGGGACCATCAACCCGGTGGCTCAGATCACCGAGGCGGCCCATGCCGTGGGGGGCAAGGTGCTGATCGACGCAGCCCAGGCCGTGCCGCACGAAGCGATCGATGTGGGTACCTGGGATGCGGATTTCGTGGCATTCAGTGGCCATAAAATGCTGGGACCATCAGGCGTGGGTGTGCTGTACGGCAAGCAGTCGCTGTTGGAAGAGATGCCGCCGTTTTTAGGTGGAGGAAGCATGATCGATATCGTTGAAATCGATCGATTCACGCCTGCCATGTTGCCGGCCAAGTTTGAAGCCGGTACCCCTCCCATTGCCGACGCAATCGCCATGAAGCCGGCGATTGAATACCTGGAGCAGGTCGGCCTGGCTCGCATTCTGCAGCACGAGCAATCACTGGCCGCTTACGCGCACGAGTTGTTAGCCGATGTGCCGGGGCTGAAGATCTTGGGGCCCGATGTCAGTAAGAAGGCGGGCATCGTCAGCTTTGTGATCGATGGCCTGGCTGCCAGCGATATCGCGACATTTCTCGATGGACGCGGGATTGCCGTTCGCGAGGGGCATCATTGCACCCTGCCGCTGCATAAAAAGCTAGGCATCAGCGCGAGCGTGCGGGCCAGTTTTTATCTGTATAACACGCGCGAAGAGGTTGAAAAGCTGGCCGATGCAGTACGGACGACGGTCGAATTTTTCGGCTAA
- a CDS encoding YCF48-related protein translates to MNGLIPNIGRLLACAVSWACLNVLASPVQAEVPGTWYLDAQLNDVNFVDDRHGVAVGDHGAIWHTDDGGSEWKQIPSGTDAHLASVYFTDPRHGWAVGGYQQPYSSQTRGVVLTTSDGGMSWNTMPEQSLPKLTGVRFEDTRHGWAVGHGSHMFPTGLFETSDGGRSWRSLPGTQNTRFQKFAVLPGGELLLAGVSGNLSLADRGGIRKPTILVDPLRDMQDVVVAGAKDATAVGEGGLILNSNNAGASWEVILPGPLPQTNRQVDFCAVERLGKHVWIAGDPGSFVLHSSDGGQTFQTQKLPTTASIRAMFFRSETTGWAVGSLGTILHTKDGGQTWTVQRQGGQRLALLGIFHDASVIPYELVSHHAGSQGYFTGMEVINRPMPQTGKTRPPLEDALLHSGANFGHTAWQFPAYDAQLKLTGDQMAKTWDAANDGQGLAAAENYLVQRIRQWKPTVVLTDYADPTGKDPLAYMINQLVLRAVEKAGDADSFPQHQSELGLAPWTVPRVCSVVPEGKNGSITLNATQISPQLAMSLSEHAGVSRGIATGQLVEKPSTLELKVLRSSGLIEGRLSDIFTNLSVPAGKGARRPPQQMSLVDLAQLQRAAQKRRNMFEMINHAVKDEQRGALLLGQMLKLSEDLPPARSVEVLSHLAEKANESGNLSLAADMHHQIVSTFPTHVLAERSAAWLLAYYASSEIQFLNRNSVEFATPTAPREMPEDAEDVEASEVATVSFDNPTNYRHPTKSPERAEKLIAELNQNMPQVLADPSLAFLLERLHAEQGHSRQGESYIRRLLNLGQENAWCRRAQWELVLGRGNSRVDAPVVTANYDDSKPVLDGRLNDRVWQTGKPVDFQAGTLSPEAGAPPAAMIVGFDEEYLYLAIRCMKSKNFRYEAPGQRPRERDAELQTSDRVHIYLDLDRDYATSYCLSVDYRGRTADSLSGNLAWNPNWYVAADQDAATWTVEAAIPFKELSGQLLKPGDTWGMAVQRVIVSEGTEAWPSSALYEMGPSEFGLLQFQ, encoded by the coding sequence ATGAACGGACTCATTCCAAACATCGGTCGACTTCTTGCCTGTGCTGTTTCGTGGGCCTGCTTGAACGTGCTAGCGTCGCCGGTCCAGGCCGAGGTGCCAGGGACCTGGTATTTGGATGCCCAACTGAATGACGTGAACTTTGTGGACGATCGTCATGGGGTTGCCGTTGGCGATCATGGGGCAATCTGGCATACCGATGACGGCGGAAGTGAGTGGAAGCAAATCCCCTCTGGCACCGATGCCCATCTGGCGAGTGTCTACTTCACCGACCCGCGACATGGTTGGGCGGTGGGCGGCTATCAACAGCCGTACAGCAGCCAAACGCGTGGTGTTGTGCTGACAACCAGCGATGGAGGGATGTCGTGGAATACGATGCCAGAGCAGTCCTTGCCGAAGCTGACCGGCGTGCGGTTTGAAGATACCCGCCATGGCTGGGCCGTCGGTCATGGCTCGCACATGTTTCCGACCGGGTTGTTTGAAACCAGCGACGGGGGCCGCAGTTGGCGAAGTTTGCCAGGTACTCAGAACACCCGTTTTCAAAAGTTTGCCGTGCTGCCTGGTGGTGAACTCCTTCTGGCAGGCGTTAGTGGGAATCTCTCGCTGGCCGATCGCGGCGGAATTCGCAAGCCGACGATCCTTGTCGACCCGCTACGAGACATGCAAGATGTTGTGGTTGCCGGTGCCAAAGACGCAACAGCAGTTGGGGAAGGGGGACTGATCCTTAATTCCAATAACGCTGGTGCGTCGTGGGAAGTCATTCTTCCCGGCCCGCTGCCGCAAACCAATCGCCAGGTCGACTTCTGCGCGGTCGAACGCTTAGGAAAGCATGTGTGGATTGCCGGCGATCCCGGTAGCTTTGTGCTGCATTCCAGTGATGGAGGGCAAACGTTCCAGACGCAAAAGCTTCCCACGACGGCCTCCATTCGGGCCATGTTCTTTCGCAGCGAAACAACCGGCTGGGCAGTCGGCTCTCTAGGTACCATCCTACACACCAAAGACGGCGGTCAAACGTGGACGGTCCAGCGACAAGGGGGCCAACGCCTGGCCCTGCTGGGCATCTTTCACGATGCCTCGGTCATCCCTTATGAGCTGGTGAGTCACCACGCCGGATCGCAAGGCTACTTTACTGGCATGGAAGTCATTAACCGTCCCATGCCACAAACGGGTAAAACTCGTCCGCCACTCGAAGATGCTCTGCTTCACAGTGGTGCGAACTTCGGTCACACGGCCTGGCAATTTCCGGCCTACGATGCACAGCTCAAGTTGACCGGTGATCAAATGGCCAAGACCTGGGATGCCGCCAACGACGGCCAGGGGCTTGCCGCTGCCGAAAACTACCTGGTGCAGCGCATTCGCCAATGGAAGCCCACCGTCGTTCTGACCGATTACGCCGATCCGACCGGCAAAGATCCCCTGGCCTACATGATCAATCAGTTGGTGCTACGAGCCGTCGAGAAAGCAGGCGACGCCGATAGCTTTCCCCAGCATCAGTCCGAGCTGGGGCTTGCTCCATGGACCGTGCCCCGGGTGTGCAGTGTCGTGCCAGAAGGTAAGAACGGTTCGATCACGCTGAATGCAACACAAATCTCGCCGCAACTGGCGATGTCCCTTTCCGAGCACGCTGGTGTTTCGCGTGGTATTGCTACAGGTCAGCTGGTTGAAAAGCCATCGACGTTGGAATTGAAAGTCTTGCGGTCGTCGGGGCTGATCGAAGGTCGCTTGAGCGATATTTTCACCAATCTTTCGGTGCCTGCCGGCAAAGGGGCACGACGACCGCCGCAGCAGATGTCGCTGGTCGACCTGGCTCAACTGCAGCGAGCGGCACAGAAACGCCGGAATATGTTCGAGATGATCAATCATGCCGTCAAAGATGAACAGCGCGGGGCGTTATTGCTAGGGCAAATGTTGAAGCTGTCGGAGGACTTGCCGCCGGCACGCAGCGTTGAAGTCCTTTCCCACCTGGCCGAGAAAGCTAACGAAAGCGGCAACCTTTCTCTTGCGGCGGATATGCATCATCAAATTGTCAGTACCTTTCCCACTCACGTCCTGGCCGAGCGTTCCGCCGCATGGCTTCTCGCTTACTACGCGAGCAGCGAGATTCAGTTCCTCAATCGAAATAGCGTGGAATTCGCGACTCCGACGGCTCCTCGGGAAATGCCAGAAGACGCAGAAGACGTGGAAGCAAGTGAAGTCGCTACTGTGTCGTTCGATAATCCCACCAACTACCGCCACCCGACCAAATCGCCGGAGCGTGCTGAGAAGCTGATTGCCGAACTGAATCAAAACATGCCGCAGGTCCTAGCCGACCCATCGCTGGCGTTCTTACTGGAACGATTACATGCCGAGCAAGGACATTCGCGGCAGGGAGAATCGTACATCCGTCGTCTGTTGAACCTGGGACAGGAAAATGCCTGGTGCCGCCGAGCCCAGTGGGAGTTGGTTCTCGGCCGCGGTAACAGCCGTGTCGATGCGCCGGTTGTGACCGCCAATTACGATGACTCTAAGCCCGTGCTCGACGGCCGCTTGAACGATCGCGTTTGGCAAACCGGCAAGCCGGTCGACTTCCAGGCCGGTACCCTTTCGCCGGAAGCAGGGGCCCCACCGGCTGCCATGATTGTCGGCTTTGACGAGGAATATCTCTATCTCGCGATTCGCTGTATGAAGTCGAAGAACTTCCGTTACGAAGCCCCCGGGCAACGCCCGCGCGAGCGTGACGCCGAACTGCAAACGAGCGATCGCGTGCACATCTATCTCGATCTCGATCGCGATTACGCCACGTCGTACTGTTTGTCGGTCGACTATCGCGGACGTACTGCCGATTCCCTCTCAGGCAACCTGGCCTGGAACCCCAACTGGTATGTTGCCGCCGATCAGGATGCAGCGACCTGGACCGTCGAGGCGGCCATTCCTTTCAAGGAACTATCGGGGCAGCTACTCAAGCCGGGCGATACCTGGGGGATGGCCGTCCAGCGGGTAATCGTCAGCGAAGGTACTGAGGCGTGGCCTTCCAGTGCCCTGTATGAAATGGGACCGAGCGAGTTCGGTCTCTTGCAATTTCAGTAA
- a CDS encoding FHIPEP family type III secretion protein translates to MDYASILARYIGREVYVSTFGHVRLRGELAAVYEDCVRLINASTSQESEDAPWSSSVTDFGDDGPQTDGSEALVHFHHIVAIRCADEELLDVPVLPDFHAETPVSIVESEPVPIPESTAEPWEAFLEVDRLTLELGQKLVKFVHPESTDIMQRTSAIRCHLADSLGIVIPRLRLRDSLDLGDQEYRILIDQNEVARGRLGPGQYLALDMGTSSGTLQGVRGIDPTFGGPGIWITSDQQQEAEQLGYLVIDPSMLVITHLQETLRRHAHEILTLGDVRELLERLRDRSPGEFDEIRSSPMTVSMLHAVLRRLLEEGESIKNFSRIVEILALHGHRSQEVEALVAMVRVRLGRQLVQRYIDSDGKVHAIGLDRDLEAPLLQMSDEDAGRHVRGWLERLVDVLRESFQRLDEQQRPVAVIVSSDLRNRLWQILSPHFPQITVLSLAEIPRGNDIYWQMIVSPEEVGALEATVKRNPHPAVAKDTTYRPAKTKMAEHMAEELPPRRPR, encoded by the coding sequence ATGGATTATGCGTCGATTCTGGCTCGTTACATCGGCAGGGAAGTTTATGTATCGACATTTGGCCACGTTCGCTTACGTGGAGAATTGGCCGCAGTTTACGAAGACTGCGTCCGTCTAATTAATGCCTCGACTTCGCAAGAGTCTGAGGATGCTCCCTGGTCTAGTTCGGTGACAGACTTTGGTGACGATGGACCCCAAACGGATGGCTCGGAGGCCTTGGTCCATTTCCATCACATTGTCGCGATACGCTGTGCGGATGAAGAACTGCTAGACGTTCCGGTGCTGCCGGATTTTCATGCAGAAACGCCGGTATCAATCGTCGAGAGTGAGCCTGTACCCATCCCAGAGAGCACGGCCGAACCTTGGGAAGCGTTTCTCGAGGTCGACCGTTTGACCCTGGAATTAGGGCAAAAGCTGGTCAAGTTCGTTCACCCTGAGTCGACCGACATCATGCAGCGAACCTCAGCGATTCGCTGTCACCTGGCCGACTCGCTGGGGATCGTGATTCCCCGACTGCGCCTGCGTGATTCGCTCGATCTGGGGGATCAGGAATATCGGATCCTCATCGATCAAAACGAGGTCGCTCGCGGGCGACTGGGGCCAGGGCAGTACCTGGCACTCGACATGGGGACCTCCAGCGGAACGCTGCAAGGTGTTCGCGGGATAGACCCAACGTTCGGCGGCCCTGGTATTTGGATCACCTCGGATCAGCAGCAGGAAGCCGAACAGCTTGGTTATTTGGTTATCGATCCTTCGATGCTGGTGATCACGCATCTCCAGGAAACATTGCGCCGTCACGCCCACGAGATATTGACGCTGGGTGACGTGCGGGAACTGCTGGAACGTTTGCGCGATCGCTCGCCAGGCGAGTTCGACGAGATCCGTTCCAGCCCGATGACAGTGTCCATGTTGCACGCTGTTTTGCGGCGACTACTGGAAGAAGGGGAGTCAATCAAGAACTTCTCCCGCATTGTCGAGATCCTGGCCCTGCACGGACACCGCAGCCAAGAGGTCGAGGCGTTGGTAGCGATGGTTCGCGTACGACTCGGTCGACAGTTAGTACAGCGTTACATCGATTCCGATGGTAAGGTCCATGCGATCGGTCTCGACCGAGACCTGGAAGCCCCGCTGCTGCAGATGAGCGACGAGGATGCCGGTCGGCACGTGCGCGGTTGGCTGGAACGCCTGGTCGACGTGCTGCGTGAATCGTTTCAGCGGCTCGACGAGCAACAACGGCCGGTCGCGGTCATTGTTTCGTCCGACCTGCGGAACCGCCTGTGGCAGATCTTGTCTCCACATTTCCCGCAGATAACGGTCCTTAGCCTGGCTGAAATTCCGCGGGGGAATGACATCTACTGGCAGATGATCGTCTCGCCCGAAGAAGTCGGAGCATTGGAGGCAACCGTCAAACGCAATCCGCATCCGGCGGTGGCGAAGGACACCACCTATCGACCTGCCAAAACCAAGATGGCCGAGCATATGGCGGAAGAGTTACCGCCGCGACGGCCACGTTAA
- a CDS encoding alpha/beta hydrolase family protein, which translates to MTIIRFAAAYLTLFLFPGLIFAEDAPQDNNVTHSFNLLGQQVTPAQMYSATTPQQHEAWHKKMQATVVDLLGEMPEAVPLEVKWTEEEKFEKFTRHKIYVRTERNYWAPVYYFVPHELQGKTPAIVCLHGHSGIAPYIRLNETPEQKKKTDESALDYAVFMAEHGYITAAIVVRGWNETVGRQDFGIKYPPRSCHETTMNAFLMGMTPQGIRCWDAMRVIDFLETQDQVDATRIGACGLSGGGTLTMYLPILDERVKLAMIAGAFSEYRTSIYAMHHCICNTLPGIMREGEMADVVALYAPRPVLLINGIDDRIFPIDGARKEYARLQKVYQVLGQPENVDADFFEGGHAWSNNKTLAFLKQHFGQ; encoded by the coding sequence ATGACTATCATTCGCTTCGCTGCTGCTTATTTGACGCTGTTTCTTTTCCCAGGGCTCATCTTCGCTGAGGATGCCCCTCAAGATAACAATGTCACCCACAGCTTCAATCTTCTCGGCCAACAAGTAACACCGGCCCAGATGTACAGCGCCACGACGCCCCAGCAGCATGAAGCGTGGCACAAGAAGATGCAGGCAACGGTTGTCGACCTGCTGGGTGAAATGCCGGAGGCTGTTCCGCTGGAAGTGAAGTGGACGGAAGAAGAGAAGTTCGAGAAGTTCACGCGGCATAAGATCTACGTGCGGACCGAGCGCAACTATTGGGCTCCCGTTTATTACTTCGTACCGCATGAGTTGCAAGGGAAGACGCCGGCGATTGTCTGTCTGCACGGGCACAGTGGCATCGCCCCCTACATTCGCCTGAACGAAACGCCGGAACAAAAGAAGAAGACCGACGAGAGTGCTCTCGATTACGCGGTGTTTATGGCCGAGCATGGCTACATCACTGCGGCGATCGTCGTACGCGGCTGGAACGAAACGGTTGGGCGGCAAGACTTCGGCATCAAGTATCCACCGCGCAGCTGCCACGAAACGACGATGAACGCTTTCCTGATGGGGATGACCCCGCAAGGAATTCGCTGCTGGGATGCGATGCGAGTGATCGACTTTCTGGAAACACAGGACCAAGTCGATGCAACCCGGATCGGTGCGTGCGGGCTATCAGGAGGCGGAACACTGACGATGTACCTGCCGATCCTGGACGAGCGGGTCAAGCTGGCGATGATCGCCGGGGCCTTCTCCGAGTATCGCACGTCGATCTACGCGATGCATCACTGCATCTGCAACACACTGCCTGGCATCATGCGGGAAGGGGAGATGGCCGATGTCGTCGCGTTATACGCTCCGCGGCCGGTGCTGCTGATTAACGGGATCGATGATCGAATCTTCCCGATCGATGGTGCCCGGAAGGAATATGCTCGGCTTCAAAAGGTGTACCAGGTGCTCGGACAGCCGGAGAACGTCGATGCCGACTTCTTCGAAGGAGGGCATGCCTGGTCGAACAACAAGACGCTCGCATTTTTGAAGCAGCATTTCGGCCAGTAA
- a CDS encoding PhoH family protein has protein sequence MISQLVQTQLKLFVLDTNVILHDARSFQNFEEHDVALPITVLEELDRFKKGNEDINFQAREFLRQIDQMTGDLLSEEGANLGEEQGRLRVIITNELDARLHQVFLHDSPDNRILNTALHLQRYVKDRRVILITKDVNLRMKAKSLGLQAQDYINDKIESFDSLYSGRRILENITTEQIDRFYQDSGNVHLEDFPEVSDPIANENFVLRNGSKSVLATFNREDQVLRRIEKYSPYGIKPRNAEQVFAIKALMDDNIKLVTLAGKAGTGKTLLALSSALACSSAYRQILLARPVVPLSNRDLGYLPGDISAKMDPYMQPLFDNLSVIRHQFNDTDKEAQRITRMLEQEKLVITPLAYIRGRSLQRMYMIVDEAQNLTPHEVKTIITRAGEGTKVVFTGDINQIDHPYLDSLSNGLSYMINRMKGQDLYAHISLEKGERSELADIASELL, from the coding sequence ATGATTAGTCAGTTGGTGCAGACCCAGTTGAAGCTTTTTGTTCTCGACACCAATGTTATCTTGCACGACGCAAGATCGTTCCAAAACTTTGAGGAACACGATGTGGCCTTGCCCATCACCGTCCTCGAAGAACTGGATAGATTCAAAAAGGGTAACGAGGACATCAATTTCCAGGCCCGCGAATTTCTTCGCCAGATCGACCAGATGACCGGCGATCTTCTCTCGGAAGAAGGAGCCAACCTCGGCGAAGAACAAGGCCGCCTCCGAGTCATCATCACAAACGAACTTGACGCTCGATTGCATCAAGTTTTTCTTCACGACTCGCCTGACAATCGCATTCTGAATACGGCCCTTCATCTGCAACGCTACGTCAAAGATCGTCGCGTGATTCTGATCACCAAAGACGTGAACTTGCGGATGAAAGCGAAGAGCCTCGGCCTTCAAGCCCAAGATTACATCAACGACAAAATCGAGAGCTTTGATAGTCTCTACTCGGGACGCCGCATCCTTGAAAACATCACGACCGAACAAATCGATCGTTTCTACCAAGACTCTGGCAACGTTCACCTGGAAGACTTTCCGGAAGTAAGCGACCCGATCGCCAACGAAAACTTTGTCCTGCGAAACGGCTCGAAGTCGGTCCTGGCGACCTTCAATCGCGAAGATCAAGTCTTGCGGCGAATTGAAAAGTACAGCCCGTACGGCATCAAGCCTCGCAACGCCGAACAGGTCTTTGCCATCAAGGCTTTAATGGACGACAACATCAAGTTGGTCACGCTGGCCGGCAAGGCAGGCACCGGTAAAACGCTGCTCGCACTTTCCTCGGCACTGGCCTGCTCGTCGGCCTATCGTCAGATCTTGCTGGCTCGACCGGTGGTTCCACTATCCAACCGAGACCTCGGCTACTTGCCTGGCGACATCTCGGCCAAGATGGATCCCTACATGCAGCCGCTGTTCGATAACCTCTCGGTGATTCGGCATCAATTCAACGACACCGATAAAGAGGCCCAGCGTATTACGCGTATGCTGGAGCAGGAAAAGCTGGTCATCACGCCACTGGCCTACATCCGCGGACGCAGCTTGCAGCGGATGTATATGATTGTCGACGAAGCGCAGAACCTGACCCCGCACGAGGTGAAAACCATCATCACCCGGGCAGGCGAAGGAACGAAGGTCGTCTTCACCGGTGACATCAACCAGATCGACCATCCGTACCTGGATAGCCTGTCGAACGGATTGTCGTACATGATCAACCGCATGAAAGGGCAAGATCTGTACGCACATATCTCGCTCGAGAAAGGCGAACGCTCGGAACTGGCTGATATTGCCAGCGAACTGCTTTAA
- a CDS encoding FxsA family protein: MRVIIPLGDLPLSTRIRTIQVFAILLVLFVTVPLVELTLLLWLAQYEGLVVTLGIVLFTGILGTLLARSQGFSTWQKIQTQMAKGQMPGSAMADAAMIFAAGALLMTPGLLTDGLGFLLLIPPCREWMKKRFLNWAKSKFHIQATTTVDGETHTYTSSPGKSEIVDSYVVPDSKQHKALED; the protein is encoded by the coding sequence CTGCGTGTTATCATTCCCCTAGGCGATCTCCCTCTTTCAACACGGATTAGAACCATTCAAGTTTTTGCCATACTCCTTGTTCTCTTTGTCACCGTTCCGCTAGTGGAACTCACCCTGCTGCTGTGGCTGGCCCAGTACGAAGGGTTAGTCGTCACGCTGGGGATCGTGCTGTTTACCGGCATCCTGGGGACGCTGTTGGCACGTAGCCAGGGATTTTCGACCTGGCAGAAGATTCAAACGCAGATGGCCAAGGGACAGATGCCTGGCAGCGCGATGGCCGATGCGGCGATGATCTTCGCGGCAGGTGCCTTGCTGATGACGCCGGGCCTTTTAACCGACGGGCTAGGCTTCCTGCTGCTGATTCCTCCCTGCCGCGAGTGGATGAAGAAGCGGTTTCTCAATTGGGCCAAGTCGAAGTTCCATATCCAGGCCACGACCACCGTCGACGGCGAAACCCACACCTACACCAGTTCACCTGGCAAGTCGGAAATCGTTGACTCCTACGTGGTACCAGACAGTAAGCAGCACAAGGCTCTGGAAGACTAG
- the bioF gene encoding 8-amino-7-oxononanoate synthase — MFDPLAWIPEQLDLLHAMERRRAIHVRSTQQGATVAWKEQQLINFGSNDYLDLAADPRVRDAAQAAIASEGWGSGASPLITGRGSEQARLEVELARFEGTEAALTFSSGFAANAGTIDALTDRGDVILSDEKNHASIIDGTRLSKATVRVYPHRDVNYLENLLKQCGTFRRRLIVTDTLFSMDGTIAPLNELVDLAEKYEAMLMVDEAHATGVFGEHGHGLCEQFGVEDRVPVRVGTFSKALGGHGGFVVGSQILIDYLVNRSRPYVFSTAAPAANAAAMLASLQIVQKEPERRQKLMASAEFLRDALRGQGWSLGDSHSQIIPVIVGTESLAMDLSAKLFERGMLVPGIRPPSVPDGECLLRVSLSAGHTRQHLDTLVEAMGQLRF, encoded by the coding sequence ATGTTTGACCCCTTGGCCTGGATTCCCGAACAACTTGATCTGCTCCATGCGATGGAGCGGCGGCGGGCGATCCACGTGCGTTCGACCCAACAGGGCGCAACGGTTGCCTGGAAAGAGCAGCAGCTGATCAACTTCGGCAGCAACGATTACCTCGACCTGGCCGCCGATCCGCGCGTGCGCGATGCGGCCCAGGCAGCGATTGCGTCGGAAGGATGGGGCAGTGGTGCCAGCCCACTGATCACGGGGCGCGGAAGCGAGCAGGCCCGGCTCGAAGTGGAGTTGGCCCGGTTCGAAGGTACCGAGGCAGCGCTAACGTTCTCAAGCGGGTTTGCGGCCAACGCCGGTACGATCGACGCGTTGACCGACCGCGGAGACGTCATTCTCAGCGACGAAAAGAACCATGCCAGTATCATCGACGGTACGCGGCTTTCCAAAGCGACCGTTCGCGTTTACCCCCATCGCGATGTGAACTACCTGGAGAACCTGCTGAAGCAGTGCGGCACGTTCAGGCGGCGTTTGATCGTAACCGATACCCTATTCAGCATGGACGGCACGATCGCTCCGCTGAATGAACTGGTCGACCTGGCCGAAAAGTACGAAGCAATGCTGATGGTCGACGAAGCGCATGCGACCGGCGTGTTCGGCGAACATGGACATGGGCTGTGCGAGCAGTTCGGTGTCGAAGACCGCGTGCCGGTGCGTGTCGGGACGTTCAGCAAGGCCCTGGGTGGACACGGCGGCTTTGTGGTGGGGAGCCAGATATTGATCGATTACCTGGTGAATCGCTCGCGGCCGTATGTCTTTTCGACGGCGGCCCCCGCGGCCAATGCGGCAGCCATGCTGGCCTCGCTGCAGATCGTGCAGAAGGAGCCTGAACGACGCCAGAAACTGATGGCCAGTGCTGAGTTTCTGCGGGACGCTCTGCGCGGGCAAGGATGGAGCTTGGGGGATAGCCACAGTCAGATCATTCCCGTGATCGTAGGAACGGAGTCGCTGGCGATGGACCTTTCGGCGAAGCTCTTCGAGCGAGGGATGCTGGTCCCGGGAATTCGCCCCCCTTCGGTGCCGGACGGCGAGTGTCTCTTGCGGGTCAGTCTTTCTGCGGGGCATACGCGGCAGCACCTGGACACGTTGGTGGAAGCGATGGGGCAACTTCGTTTCTAA
- a CDS encoding DUF3841 domain-containing protein has translation MQLWSIQTDEMAEKLFREGRLIADPQLECEVFERSYRWMVRQMAKRSLHCQYPVWAWYRHCNGRPRPDLRATGHLPPGTHGVLLQLNVESHRVLLSQFELWHCVLNNSHLSRSEADNKRVERREERGEVTQKEIEASWENIFDLKFGDYRYWGKLEERYIQACLPLLELSDVVKTTHFKAR, from the coding sequence GTGCAACTCTGGTCGATACAAACCGATGAGATGGCGGAAAAGCTCTTTCGCGAAGGCCGCTTGATTGCTGACCCTCAGCTTGAATGTGAGGTTTTCGAACGATCGTACCGATGGATGGTCAGGCAGATGGCAAAGCGGAGTTTGCACTGCCAGTACCCGGTCTGGGCCTGGTATCGCCACTGCAACGGCAGGCCTCGTCCTGACCTTAGGGCGACCGGGCACCTCCCGCCTGGAACACACGGCGTTCTCTTGCAGCTAAACGTCGAATCCCATCGGGTACTTCTATCGCAGTTTGAGCTTTGGCACTGCGTGCTGAACAATTCGCATCTGTCGCGTTCGGAAGCAGACAACAAAAGAGTAGAACGGCGAGAGGAACGAGGTGAAGTCACACAGAAGGAGATCGAAGCGAGCTGGGAGAATATCTTCGATTTAAAATTTGGTGACTATCGGTATTGGGGGAAGCTTGAAGAGCGATACATTCAAGCCTGCTTGCCTTTGCTTGAGCTTTCGGATGTCGTGAAAACAACTCACTTCAAAGCTCGATAG